The following are encoded in a window of Harmonia axyridis chromosome 7, icHarAxyr1.1, whole genome shotgun sequence genomic DNA:
- the LOC123684220 gene encoding uncharacterized protein LOC123684220: MKFLVALAAISMASLANAGAILGGAIASAPLATSSVLSTRLIANNAGLIASPLSGNIIGSPVLSSGLIQSPVLSRSIVGQQIIGSPLVSSSVLGSPILSRTIAAPGLVGSPLLGSTLVGSPVLSRSISTHALVGSPLIRSSGIIGAPGLIGAQGLIGAPGLIQAPGILGNQVVSSW; this comes from the exons ATGAAATTCCTC GTCGCTCTTGCTGCCATTTCCATGGCTTCCCTCGCCAACGCTGGGGCAATCTTGGGTGGTGCTATTGCATCCGCACCCTTAGCAACATCTTCAGTTCTCTCCACCAGGCTGATAGCCAACAACGCTGGATTAATTGCTTCACCTCTTAGCGGCAACATCATCGGCAGTCCAGTTCTTTCCTCAGGTTTGATCCAAAGCCCAGTACTCTCCAGATCCATCGTTGGACAACAAATCATCGGTTCTCCATTGGTATCTTCTTCAGTATTGGGAAGTCCAATCCTCTCCAGAACTATCGCTGCTCCAGGGCTTGTAGGTTCTCCATTGCTTGGCTCAACTCTTGTTGGAAGCCCAGTTCTCTCCAGATCTATCTCTACTCACGCATTGGTCGGTTCTCCTTTGATTCGTTCTTCTGGAATCATTGGAGCTCCAGGACTCATTGGAGCTCAAGGACTCATCGGAGCTCCAGGACTTATTCAAGCTCCAGGTATCCTTGGAAACCAAGTTGTAAGCAGCTGGTAA
- the LOC123684218 gene encoding uncharacterized protein LOC123684218 isoform X1, with translation MYFEDLNQFLLQGFVQKIQRRSINSENYRNYNSIDLFVNQYTKMKFFVVLAAISMASLANAGAILGGAIASAPLATSSVLSTRLIANNAGLIASPLSGNIIGSPVLSSGLIQNPVLSRSIVGPQIIGSPLVSSSVLGSPILSRTIAAPGLVGSPLLGSTLVGSPVLSRSISTHGLVGSPLIRSAGIIGAPGLIGAQGLIGAPGLIQAPGILGNQVVSSW, from the exons ATGTATTTCGAGGATTTGAACCAGTTTTTGTTGCAGGGGTTCGTTCAAAAAATTCAGAGGAGAAGTATAAATAGCGAAAATTACAGGAACTATAACAGTATCGATCTGTTCGTCAACCAATACACCAAAATGAAATTCTTC GTTGTTCTTGCTGCCATTTCCATGGCTTCCCTCGCCAACGCTGGGGCAATCTTGGGTGGTGCTATTGCATCCGCACCCTTGGCAACATCATCAGTTCTCTCCACCAGGCTGATAGCCAACAACGCTGGATTAATTGCTTCACCTCTTAGCGGCAACATCATCGGCAGTCCAGTTCTTTCCTCAGGTTTGATCCAAAACCCAGTACTCTCCAGATCCATCGTTGGTCCACAAATCATCGGTTCTCCATTGGTATCTTCTTCAGTATTGGGAAGTCCAATCCTCTCCAGAACTATTGCTGCTCCAGGACTTGTAGGTTCCCCATTGCTTGGCTCAACTCTTGTTGGAAGCCCAGTTCTCTCCAGATCTATCTCTACTCACGGATTGGTCGGTTCTCCTTTGATTCGTTCTGCAGGAATCATTGGAGCTCCAGGACTCATTGGAGCTCAAGGACTCATCGGAGCTCCAGGACTTATTCAAGCTCCAGGTATCCTTGGAAACCAAGTTGTAAGCAGCTGGTAA
- the LOC123684257 gene encoding shematrin-like protein 3: MNAMILVGLLAALTTSASAGILSGGYSGSGIGGVYSTGVISSGPVISSAPVATSSITQQRIVNSVPIATRIIASPGLQSSSSYISSGQGGYGNIGYSSSNVGSLNGYGGYGRNGY; this comes from the exons atgAATGCAATG ATTCTTGTAGGACTTCTTGCAGCCTTGACTACCTCCGCAAGTGCTGGTATACTTTCTGGTGGGTACTCTGGGTCCGGCATAGGTGGAGTATACAGCACAGGTGTCATTTCCAGCGGACCTGTCATTTCCTCAGCACCTGTAGCTACCAGCAGCATTACACAACAAAGAATAG TCAACAGCGTGCCAATTGCCACAAGAATCATTGCTTCTCCAGGTCTGCAATCTTCATCCTCATACATCAGTAGTGGTCAAGGCGGCTATGGAAACATCGGTTACAGTTCTTCTAACGTTGGTTCTCTCAACGGTTATGGAGGATATGGCAGAAATGGATATTGA
- the LOC123684126 gene encoding translocon-associated protein subunit beta-like, whose product MIKSTIYLIFVLLAAVCGEREEESGPKLLVSKQILNKYLVETKDIELKYSIYNIGNAAAVAVTLTDNAFHPDVFDVAGGHLFAEFSRIPPQSNVSHVVVVRPKSYGYFNFTSAEVRYKSSEDASTVQISHSSEPGEGGIIAFRDYDNNFSSHCWDWLAFALMTTPSLVIPLALWYSSKSKYEKLAKTNKKQH is encoded by the coding sequence ATGATTAAGTCTACCATTTACTTAATTTTTGTATTACTTGCTGCCGTATGTGGTGAGCGTGAGGAGGAAAGTGGTCCAAAACTCTTAGTTTCCAAGCAAATTCTCAACAAGTACCTAGTAGAAACAAAGGATATAGAACTAAAATACTCAATATACAACATAGGAAATGCTGCTGCTGTAGCAGTTACACTAACTGATAATGCTTTCCATCCAGATGTATTTGATGTAGCTGGCGGTCATCTATTTGCAGAATTCTCTAGAATACCTCCGCAATCTAATGTATCCCATGTAGTTGTAGTAAGGCCTAAGAGCTatggttatttcaattttacCAGTGCTGAAGTCAGATATAAGTCTTCAGAAGATGCTTCCACTGTTCAAATTTCCCACAGCAGTGAACCTGGAGAAGGTGGCATCATTGCTTTCAGGGATTATGACAATAATTTCTCTTCTCACTGCTGGGACTGGTTAGCTTTTGCTTTAATGACAACACCATCTTTGGTTATACCACTTGCATTATGGTACAGCAGCAAGAGTAAATACGAAAAATTGGCCAAAACGAACAAGAAGCAGCACTGA